The genomic window CGCCAACGTGCTCGAGGTGGAGCATCTGCGCACCAACCCCCGGCTGCATGTGGACGAGGCCGAGGTCTACGTGCAGATCGAGACCCGTGGCGGCAGCCACACCGATGCGGTGTTGGCCCGGATGCGGGCCGCGGGCTACACGCTCACCTTCGGCTGAGCGGCCCCGGCAGGGCCCCGCCGGCGCACAGGCGATGCGGACGAGGCGCTGAGCAGGGATTATGCACACCGTGGGCGATGCGATCCTGGTTGAGGGGTTGGTGAAGCGCTTTGGCGAGGCCGCGGCGCTGGACGGCCTCGACCTGCGCGTCGGTGAGGGCACCGTGCTGGGACTGCTCGGGCCCAACGGGGCGGGCAAGACCACGACGGTGCGCATCCTCACCACGCTGCTGCGCCCGGACGCCGGCCGGGCCGTGGTGGCCGGGCTGGACGTCACCCGTCATCCGGCCGACGTGCGTCGGCGCATCGGCATGGCCGGGCAGTTCGCCGCGCTGGACGTCACGCTGTCCGGCCGGGAGAACCTGGTGATGTTCGGTCGGCTGCACCGCCTCGGGCGCCGGCAGGCCAACCGCTCCGCCGACCGGCTGCTGGCCGCCTTCGGGCTGACCGACGTGGCGGGCCGGGCGGTGCGCACCTTGTCCGGCGGCATGGCCCGTCGCCTGGATTTGGCCGCCGCGCTGGTGGCCACTCCCAAGGTGTTGTTCCTGGACGAGCCGAGCACCGGTCTGGACCCGCCGTCCCGGCTCGAGCTGTGGGACCTGTTGGCCGGTCTGGTCGCCTCGGGGATGACGTTGCTGCTCACCACGCAGTACCTGGAGGAGGCCGACCGACTGGCCGATCACGTCGCGGTGGTCGACCACGGCCGGGTGATCACCTCGGGCACCCCGGACGAGCTGAAGCGTCGCATCGGCGGGGAACGGGTCGACGTGCACCTGGCCGACCCCGCCGATATGGACCGCGCGGTTGCCGCGCTGCGTCCGATCGCCCACGGGGAGCCGGTCGTGGACGCCGCGGCCGCGGTGATCGGCGTGCCCGCCGCAGCCGGGGCGTCGACGG from Sporichthyaceae bacterium includes these protein-coding regions:
- a CDS encoding ATP-binding cassette domain-containing protein; its protein translation is MHTVGDAILVEGLVKRFGEAAALDGLDLRVGEGTVLGLLGPNGAGKTTTVRILTTLLRPDAGRAVVAGLDVTRHPADVRRRIGMAGQFAALDVTLSGRENLVMFGRLHRLGRRQANRSADRLLAAFGLTDVAGRAVRTLSGGMARRLDLAAALVATPKVLFLDEPSTGLDPPSRLELWDLLAGLVASGMTLLLTTQYLEEADRLADHVAVVDHGRVITSGTPDELKRRIGGERVDVHLADPADMDRAVAALRPIAHGEPVVDAAAAVIGVPAAAGASTVIAEVVRALDRHRIAMSDISTHRPTLDDVFLAVTGHTT